CAACGAGAAAAATTTGCCGAGATTGTCCAGCGGTATCAATCGCCGCTGCTACGGCTGGCGATGAGTCGGCTGGGGCGACAGCAGGAAGCGGAGGACGCCGTTCAGCAGACCTTTTTGAACGCGTTTCGCTGGCTCGATACTTATGACTCCCGATACAGCTTTCGAACCTGGCTCTGGACAATCCTGATCAACAACTGCAATCGGCTTCATCAACGGTCCGCACGCCGGGCCGAGACGGAAGTGGGGGACAGCCCTGTGATTCAATTTCAGGCCGATGATGCTGCGGCCGAACCGCTGGCGGCGATGATCACGGCCGAACGGCATGAACATGTCCGCCGCTTGCTGACCGAGTTAACGCCGTCCCAAGCCGAGGCGGTCCGCTTGCGATTTTTCGGACAAATGAAGTTCCAAGAGATTGCTGATTCGCTGGGATGCACCCTTCCGGCCGCGAAGGCCCGAGTTCGTAAG
The nucleotide sequence above comes from Blastopirellula sp. J2-11. Encoded proteins:
- a CDS encoding RNA polymerase sigma factor, which produces MTLPPEQPTDGELLTAVLAGQREKFAEIVQRYQSPLLRLAMSRLGRQQEAEDAVQQTFLNAFRWLDTYDSRYSFRTWLWTILINNCNRLHQRSARRAETEVGDSPVIQFQADDAAAEPLAAMITAERHEHVRRLLTELTPSQAEAVRLRFFGQMKFQEIADSLGCTLPAAKARVRKGMIRLTELLSASTLSAGRVGDLIDD